A stretch of Fusobacterium sp. SYSU M8D902 DNA encodes these proteins:
- a CDS encoding type I restriction-modification system subunit M, whose translation MTEHQAELEKRLWAIANELRGNMGADEFRNYILGLIFFKFLSEKIEKTGNDILSEDNMRFEDIEGNDEYIEAVREYCVNSIGYFIEPKYLFGVLARRAKNGEFIIEDLGMALKYIEDSTNGQASNDDFSGLFGDVDLTSLKLGKSVDDKNKMISEVVKHLNDIEFQFENTEMDILGNAYEYLIGQFASNAGKKAGEFYTPAQASKLLAMLTTTGKDRVRSAYDPTCGSGSLLLKIAKYTDVANFYGQELNTTTYNLARMNMILHGIRFNDFEIRQGNTLEDPQHLDKRFDIVVANPPFSQKWSADDSFLSDERFASYGKLAPSSKADFAFIQHMIYQLADEGTMAVIVPHGVLFRGASEGVIRKYLLKDKNYIDAIIGLPANIFYGTSIPTCIIVVKKNRKADDDILFIDASNEFEKAKNQNYLRDEDVEKIVKTYRDREEIEKYSKKVSMKEIEENDYNLNIPRYVDTFEEEEEIDLDEIVEKIKGIDKEMAEVDSVIKSFCNELGIKAPIM comes from the coding sequence ATGACAGAACATCAAGCAGAATTAGAGAAAAGATTATGGGCAATAGCTAATGAACTTAGAGGAAATATGGGAGCAGATGAGTTTAGAAACTATATATTAGGCTTGATATTTTTTAAATTTCTATCTGAAAAGATTGAAAAAACGGGGAATGATATATTATCAGAGGATAATATGAGATTTGAAGATATTGAAGGAAATGATGAATATATTGAGGCAGTGAGAGAGTATTGTGTAAATAGTATTGGATATTTCATAGAGCCGAAATATCTATTTGGAGTTTTGGCTAGAAGAGCTAAAAATGGAGAATTTATTATTGAAGATTTGGGAATGGCATTAAAATATATAGAGGACTCTACTAATGGACAGGCTAGTAATGATGATTTTTCTGGACTATTTGGAGATGTGGATTTGACATCGTTGAAGTTGGGAAAATCAGTAGATGATAAGAATAAGATGATTTCAGAGGTAGTAAAACATCTAAATGATATTGAGTTTCAATTTGAAAATACAGAGATGGATATTTTAGGAAATGCCTATGAGTATTTGATTGGACAATTTGCTAGTAATGCTGGTAAAAAAGCTGGAGAGTTCTATACACCAGCTCAAGCCTCAAAACTATTAGCTATGTTGACTACAACGGGAAAAGATAGAGTGAGATCTGCCTATGATCCTACTTGTGGATCAGGTTCATTGTTGTTAAAAATAGCTAAATATACAGATGTAGCTAATTTTTATGGGCAGGAGTTAAATACTACTACTTACAACTTAGCTCGTATGAATATGATACTTCACGGAATTAGATTTAATGATTTTGAGATAAGACAGGGAAATACCTTAGAAGATCCACAACATTTGGATAAAAGGTTTGATATAGTGGTGGCAAATCCTCCATTCTCACAAAAATGGAGTGCAGATGATAGTTTTCTTTCTGATGAGAGATTTGCAAGTTATGGGAAATTAGCTCCAAGTAGTAAGGCTGACTTTGCATTTATCCAACATATGATATATCAATTGGCTGATGAAGGAACTATGGCTGTAATTGTACCACATGGAGTACTATTTAGAGGTGCTAGTGAGGGAGTGATTAGAAAATATCTATTGAAGGATAAAAATTATATAGATGCAATAATAGGGCTACCAGCAAATATATTCTATGGTACATCAATACCTACTTGTATAATAGTAGTGAAGAAAAATAGAAAAGCTGATGATGATATATTGTTTATTGATGCTTCTAATGAGTTTGAAAAGGCTAAAAATCAAAACTATCTAAGAGATGAGGACGTAGAGAAGATTGTAAAAACTTACAGAGATAGAGAAGAGATTGAGAAATACTCTAAAAAGGTAAGTATGAAAGAGATAGAGGAGAACGATTACAATTTGAATATTCCTAGATATGTAGATACATTTGAAGAGGAAGAGGAGATAGATCTTGATGAGATAGTAGAAAAGATCAAGGGTATTGATAAAGAGATGGCAGAAGTGGATAGTGTTATTAAATCTTTCTGTAATGAGCTTGGAATAAAAGCTCCTATAATGTAG
- a CDS encoding type I restriction endonuclease subunit R, with protein MVSEKELEKQLITQLSSQGYEVVEIKDEEDLVYNFRKQLEKFNGIRLSDSEFKKVQVHLAGGSIFEKAKKLRDKFELLTDKGEMKYISFIDKESMENNIFQVTNQITMKGQYENRYDVTILVNGLPLTQIELKRKGIRLKKAFFQIQRYQRHSFSYKALFQYIQIFVISNEENTRYFSNNGELRYEFTFPWTDEHNLKRNRLVDFTKSFLTREHLWSMLTKYIVTNETQKALMILRPYQYYAVEKIIDRVKNYPSFNGYIWHTTGSGKTLTSFKASQIIATLDEIDKVVFCVDRKDLDYQTAKEFNAFEEGSISRVEDTNEFVQKMVRGNKKVVVTTIQKLNNAISKPYYLEQMEKIKNKRVVFIFDECHRTQFGDTHKRIDEFFTNKQFFGFTGTPIFSANAIKYRTTKDLFGDCLHKYTIKEAIDDENVLGFSVEYYSTFNLKNKEGYDLSPDEMIENGIDTYEVYSKRERLEKIVDFIIANHNLKTSNREYQSIFAIGDINTLIEYYHIFKEKNSNLRIASVFTYEANVDLANDEGTFEVEGVECKHPREHLDEMVADYNKLYGSNFNLNSDNGFNSYFIDISKKVKERKIDILLVVNMFLTGFDSKYLNTLYVDKNLKYHGLIQAYSRTNRILNANKSHGNIVCFRNLKKRTDEAIKLFSDENAVETVLMKSYEEYVAILNDYVERLKGLALTPEEVDNLETEDNKLAFIESFKNILRVLNKLESFSTFSFEDLNIDQDEFESYKSKYIDMYDTLVGGGRDKGKTSVIDEIDFEIELLAKDSINATYIVSLLKNLDNKDPSFVRDVEYILKTVDSIPKLKNKRELLERFIEENRRIFSVDFEGSVEDKLIKFMKKKREEAIQEMVAEEELVYGKVNEIVENCEFADKKPDFNDIKDSFSGKISVLKINKKIQSIQERIEKILDRFNIFNM; from the coding sequence ATGGTTTCTGAAAAGGAGTTAGAGAAGCAACTGATAACTCAATTATCTTCACAGGGATATGAAGTTGTAGAGATAAAAGATGAAGAAGATTTAGTATATAATTTTAGAAAACAATTGGAAAAATTTAATGGAATAAGATTAAGTGATTCAGAATTTAAGAAGGTTCAGGTACATTTAGCTGGAGGAAGTATATTTGAAAAAGCTAAAAAATTGAGAGATAAATTTGAATTGCTGACTGATAAGGGAGAGATGAAATATATCTCCTTTATAGATAAAGAGAGTATGGAAAATAATATCTTTCAAGTTACCAATCAGATAACTATGAAGGGACAATATGAGAATAGATATGATGTAACTATCCTAGTAAATGGATTGCCACTTACACAGATAGAGTTAAAAAGGAAGGGTATTAGATTAAAGAAGGCATTTTTTCAAATTCAAAGATATCAAAGACACTCTTTTTCCTATAAGGCACTGTTTCAATATATTCAGATATTTGTAATCAGTAATGAGGAGAATACAAGATATTTTTCAAACAATGGAGAGTTGAGATATGAATTTACTTTCCCTTGGACAGATGAGCATAATCTCAAGAGAAATAGATTGGTAGATTTTACTAAGAGCTTTTTAACAAGAGAGCATCTGTGGAGTATGCTTACAAAATACATAGTTACCAATGAGACTCAAAAGGCACTTATGATATTGAGGCCATACCAATACTATGCTGTTGAAAAGATAATTGATAGAGTGAAAAACTACCCTTCATTCAATGGATACATTTGGCACACTACAGGAAGTGGAAAGACACTTACATCTTTTAAGGCTAGTCAGATTATAGCTACTCTTGATGAGATAGATAAGGTTGTATTCTGTGTGGATAGAAAGGATTTGGACTATCAGACTGCAAAGGAGTTCAATGCTTTTGAAGAGGGTTCTATAAGTAGAGTAGAGGATACAAATGAGTTTGTTCAAAAGATGGTAAGAGGAAATAAAAAGGTAGTTGTAACAACTATACAGAAGCTAAATAATGCTATCTCAAAACCATACTATTTGGAGCAGATGGAAAAGATAAAAAATAAGAGAGTGGTGTTTATCTTTGATGAGTGTCATAGAACACAGTTTGGAGATACACATAAGAGAATAGATGAATTTTTTACAAATAAACAATTTTTTGGATTTACAGGAACACCAATATTCTCTGCCAATGCTATAAAATATAGAACTACCAAGGATCTATTTGGAGATTGCCTACATAAATATACGATAAAAGAGGCTATTGATGATGAGAATGTTTTAGGATTTTCAGTGGAATACTACTCTACATTTAATTTGAAAAATAAAGAGGGTTATGATCTATCACCAGATGAGATGATAGAGAATGGAATTGACACATATGAGGTTTACTCAAAGAGAGAGAGACTTGAGAAGATAGTTGATTTTATAATAGCTAATCACAATTTGAAAACATCTAATAGAGAGTATCAGAGTATATTTGCAATAGGGGATATAAACACTCTTATAGAGTATTATCATATATTTAAGGAAAAAAATAGTAACTTGAGAATAGCTAGTGTATTTACCTATGAAGCTAATGTTGACTTGGCAAATGATGAGGGAACTTTTGAAGTGGAAGGGGTAGAGTGTAAACACCCAAGAGAGCATCTCGATGAGATGGTAGCAGATTACAATAAGCTGTATGGATCTAATTTTAACCTTAACTCTGATAATGGATTTAATAGCTATTTTATAGATATATCTAAAAAGGTAAAAGAGAGAAAGATAGATATACTTCTTGTAGTTAATATGTTTTTGACAGGATTTGATAGTAAGTATCTAAACACTCTATATGTGGATAAGAACTTAAAATATCACGGTTTGATACAGGCTTACTCTAGAACAAATAGAATACTCAATGCCAATAAATCTCACGGGAATATAGTTTGCTTTAGAAATTTGAAGAAAAGAACTGATGAAGCTATTAAACTTTTTTCTGATGAAAATGCTGTAGAAACTGTATTGATGAAGAGCTACGAGGAGTATGTAGCCATATTGAATGATTATGTAGAGAGATTGAAAGGATTGGCTCTTACACCTGAAGAGGTTGATAATCTTGAAACTGAAGATAATAAACTAGCCTTTATAGAGAGCTTTAAAAATATTTTAAGAGTGTTAAATAAATTGGAGTCCTTTAGTACATTCAGCTTTGAGGACTTGAATATAGATCAAGATGAGTTTGAGTCTTATAAGAGTAAATATATAGATATGTATGATACATTGGTAGGTGGAGGAAGAGACAAAGGTAAGACCTCAGTTATAGATGAGATTGATTTTGAGATAGAACTACTTGCTAAAGATAGTATAAATGCAACTTATATAGTATCTCTTCTAAAAAATTTGGACAATAAAGATCCTTCTTTTGTAAGAGATGTAGAGTATATATTAAAGACTGTGGATAGCATACCAAAATTGAAAAATAAAAGAGAGTTATTAGAGAGATTTATAGAGGAGAATAGGAGAATTTTCTCTGTTGATTTTGAAGGAAGTGTCGAAGATAAACTTATAAAGTTTATGAAGAAAAAAAGAGAGGAAGCTATTCAAGAGATGGTAGCAGAAGAGGAGCTTGTTTATGGAAAAGTGAATGAGATCGTTGAAAACTGTGAGTTTGCAGATAAAAAACCGGATTTTAATGATATAAAAGACTCTTTTTCTGGGAAAATAAGTGTTTTAAAGATAAATAAAAAGATACAGAGCATACAGGAGAGAATTGAGAAGATATTGGATAGATTCAATATTTTTAATATGTAG
- a CDS encoding RloB domain-containing protein: protein MRLNIKVVNGCKENNFNLYLSNPNFELWLLFHFIQEITLEQQDKFLSKNGEIAKELQKYLNKNNLSKAKSFNKKILFEHYIDRIDNAIKVAKKYETDINKLKDNLGTNVYQLVEKFNI from the coding sequence GTGAGACTAAATATAAAAGTTGTCAATGGTTGCAAAGAAAATAATTTTAATCTTTATTTAAGTAATCCTAATTTTGAATTATGGTTGTTATTTCACTTTATACAAGAGATAACTTTAGAACAACAAGATAAATTTTTATCTAAAAATGGAGAAATAGCAAAAGAACTTCAAAAATATTTAAATAAAAACAATCTATCAAAAGCAAAAAGTTTCAATAAAAAAATCTTATTTGAACACTACATAGATAGAATTGATAATGCTATAAAAGTTGCTAAAAAATATGAGACTGATATAAATAAACTCAAAGATAACTTAGGAACTAATGTATATCAGCTAGTTGAAAAATTTAATATCTAA
- a CDS encoding alanyl-tRNA editing protein: MKILVTDCQKSKDGYLIKTTPKDIFYPDGKGGQLGDRGTIDNSQVLSVNEENILVDRELQCKEYEYSIDYGRREDIACQHTAQHLFSALAYHNYHLNTVGFRMTPDYSTVDLNSNEITEETINSLEKEVNEVIRKGIQLKIFTMKNEEARKIEGLRRAIKEKVTGDVRFVEIPDIDLGACAGFHVKNTKDIQLFKIINHEKIKGNYTRFYFIAGNRAFEDYLYKHRMTKELCQSFSCKDYEIMDMIEKSLDERKKVESEFKNLASHYSELLAEKLLKECEKISNYQPIFYFEDKTVAQFLIKQMKDDNILITGNGDSFSIISKSFNCKEFIKYLMDKKPDIKGGGNQVKGNFKGKISEQELKDILTEYLCSN, from the coding sequence ATGAAAATATTAGTTACAGATTGTCAAAAATCTAAAGATGGTTATTTGATAAAAACTACACCAAAAGATATATTTTATCCAGATGGTAAAGGTGGACAATTAGGAGATCGTGGAACTATTGATAATTCTCAAGTCCTATCAGTAAATGAAGAGAATATCTTAGTGGATAGAGAACTTCAATGTAAGGAGTATGAATACAGCATAGATTATGGGAGAAGAGAGGATATAGCTTGTCAGCATACAGCTCAACATCTATTCTCTGCCTTGGCTTATCATAACTATCACCTCAATACAGTGGGATTTAGAATGACTCCTGATTATAGTACTGTGGACTTAAATTCCAATGAGATAACAGAGGAAACTATAAACAGTTTAGAAAAAGAGGTCAATGAGGTTATCAGAAAGGGAATACAATTAAAAATTTTTACAATGAAAAATGAAGAAGCTAGAAAAATAGAGGGACTTCGTAGAGCTATCAAAGAAAAGGTAACTGGTGATGTCAGATTTGTTGAGATTCCTGATATTGATCTAGGTGCTTGTGCTGGTTTTCATGTAAAAAATACCAAAGATATTCAACTTTTTAAAATTATTAATCATGAAAAGATCAAAGGAAATTATACAAGATTCTACTTTATAGCTGGGAATAGAGCCTTTGAAGATTATCTATATAAACACAGAATGACAAAGGAGTTATGTCAATCTTTTAGCTGTAAAGACTATGAGATTATGGATATGATAGAAAAGAGCCTAGATGAGAGAAAAAAAGTGGAGAGTGAATTCAAAAATCTAGCTTCTCACTATAGTGAACTCCTAGCTGAAAAACTTTTAAAAGAGTGTGAAAAGATCTCAAATTATCAGCCTATATTTTATTTTGAAGATAAGACAGTAGCTCAATTTTTAATAAAGCAGATGAAAGATGATAATATTTTAATCACTGGAAATGGAGATAGTTTTTCTATCATCTCAAAATCCTTTAATTGCAAGGAGTTCATTAAATATCTTATGGATAAAAAACCTGATATTAAAGGGGGAGGAAATCAAGTTAAGGGTAATTTTAAAGGGAAGATTTCTGAACAAGAATTAAAGGATATATTAACTGAATATCTATGTTCTAATTAA
- the rlmN gene encoding 23S rRNA (adenine(2503)-C(2))-methyltransferase RlmN: MMSDRINLLNLNQQELEEFIISLGMKKFYGKQLFNWLHKKIVRDLNEVTNLSLKDRETLMEKAYIPFLNLLKHQVSKIDKTEKFLFQLEDGNTIETVLLRHKDKRNTLCISSQVGCAVKCAFCATGQGGFVRDLNVSEIINQVYTVERRLVKQGTNLNNIVFMGMGEPLLNLTNVLKALEILSNENGINISKRKITISTSGIVPNIEKILLEKVPIELAISLHTAINEKRDEIIPINRRYPLEDLHAVLQEYQRQTKRRITFEYILINNFNVSEADANALADFVHDFDHVVNLIPCNPVEGTEMERPSDKKIERFVNFLENVRRVNVTIRREKGTDIDGACGQLRQKNKKPTK, translated from the coding sequence ATAATGTCAGATAGAATAAATTTATTAAATCTTAATCAACAAGAGTTAGAGGAGTTTATCATCTCTCTTGGAATGAAGAAGTTTTACGGGAAACAACTTTTTAACTGGTTACATAAAAAAATAGTTAGAGACTTAAATGAGGTTACTAACCTATCTTTAAAAGATAGAGAAACTTTGATGGAAAAAGCATACATTCCATTCTTAAATCTACTTAAGCACCAAGTGTCTAAAATAGATAAAACAGAGAAATTCCTATTCCAATTAGAAGATGGAAATACTATTGAAACTGTGTTATTAAGACATAAAGATAAGAGAAATACTCTTTGTATCTCATCTCAAGTAGGTTGTGCTGTAAAATGTGCTTTCTGTGCAACAGGACAAGGTGGATTTGTAAGAGATCTAAATGTAAGTGAGATCATAAACCAAGTATATACTGTAGAGAGAAGATTGGTTAAGCAGGGAACTAACCTTAATAATATTGTATTTATGGGAATGGGTGAGCCACTTTTAAACCTTACTAATGTTTTAAAGGCTCTAGAGATCCTATCTAATGAAAATGGTATAAACATATCTAAGAGAAAGATAACTATCTCTACTTCTGGAATTGTACCAAATATTGAAAAGATACTACTTGAGAAAGTTCCAATAGAGTTAGCTATATCTCTACATACAGCTATCAATGAGAAGAGAGATGAGATTATCCCTATCAATAGAAGATATCCATTAGAGGATCTACATGCTGTATTACAAGAGTACCAAAGACAGACAAAGAGAAGAATAACTTTTGAATATATCTTGATCAATAACTTTAACGTATCAGAAGCTGATGCCAATGCTCTAGCTGATTTCGTACACGATTTTGATCATGTAGTTAACCTTATCCCTTGCAACCCAGTAGAGGGAACAGAGATGGAAAGACCTTCTGATAAGAAAATTGAGAGATTTGTAAACTTCTTGGAGAATGTAAGAAGAGTTAATGTAACTATCAGAAGAGAAAAAGGAACAGATATTGATGGAGCTTGTGGACAATTAAGACAAAAAAATAAAAAACCTACTAAATAA
- a CDS encoding MATE family efflux transporter, producing the protein MEKNRILGEKPISQLLLKFSLPCVMGLLISAFYNIVDQIFIGNSDLGYLGNAATGISFPIVCICNAFAWCVGDGAASYLSICSGRQDSESAHRCVGTGLSSTLIISIVLSVISLVFCEPLMVLFGASDATLSLAANYFRIIAMFFPAYLMFNVMNSMIRADGSPTYAMVAMCSGAVLNIILDPIFIFWLDWGIEGAAIATVIGQMVSFIICSVYFFKPKSFKLLKESFHIKKDMLKHLVILGGSTFIIQISMVVMTLLSNITLAKYGSSSMYGSDIPISVFSIQTKVYTIVNNIAVGIALGGQPILGYNYGAKKLDRVKQTYRYILISSLSVGILATTIFELWPEKIILIFGKQNDLYMDFAIKSFRIFLALCFVTCFIKISSIFFQSIEKPIHSMVASIIRDMFCFVVFTIGLSMALEGKEIGKGIYGILFASPISDVISGIVIITMTISFFKKLGVEEEEERRENPVLAYFRSLSDSVTMGVRKVIGYVLGEEKSKN; encoded by the coding sequence ATGGAAAAAAACAGGATTTTAGGAGAAAAACCAATTTCACAACTACTTTTAAAATTCTCACTCCCTTGTGTAATGGGATTATTGATCAGTGCATTTTACAATATTGTAGATCAAATTTTCATAGGAAATAGTGATCTAGGATATCTAGGAAATGCGGCAACAGGAATATCATTTCCTATTGTATGTATATGTAATGCTTTTGCTTGGTGTGTTGGAGATGGAGCTGCGTCATATTTAAGTATATGTTCAGGGCGTCAAGATAGTGAAAGTGCTCATAGATGTGTAGGAACAGGGCTTAGTAGTACTTTGATAATCAGTATAGTTTTATCAGTTATCAGTCTTGTATTTTGTGAACCTTTGATGGTTTTATTTGGAGCTTCAGATGCTACACTTTCTTTAGCAGCAAATTACTTTAGAATTATAGCAATGTTTTTCCCAGCATATTTAATGTTCAATGTGATGAACAGTATGATAAGAGCAGATGGAAGCCCTACTTATGCAATGGTTGCTATGTGTTCAGGAGCAGTTTTAAATATAATTTTAGATCCTATTTTTATATTTTGGTTAGATTGGGGAATTGAAGGAGCAGCAATAGCCACAGTAATTGGACAGATGGTATCTTTCATAATATGTTCTGTATATTTTTTCAAACCAAAAAGCTTTAAATTGTTAAAAGAGAGCTTTCATATAAAAAAAGATATGTTAAAACACTTAGTAATTCTTGGTGGATCAACATTTATTATTCAAATATCTATGGTAGTAATGACTCTATTGAGTAATATTACTTTAGCAAAATATGGAAGTAGTTCAATGTATGGAAGTGATATACCAATATCAGTTTTTAGTATTCAGACAAAAGTATACACAATAGTTAATAACATAGCTGTGGGTATAGCTTTAGGTGGACAACCAATTTTGGGGTATAACTATGGTGCTAAAAAATTAGATCGTGTAAAACAGACTTATCGTTATATTTTAATCTCTTCACTTAGTGTTGGGATCTTAGCAACTACAATATTTGAATTATGGCCAGAGAAGATAATTCTTATCTTTGGAAAACAGAATGATCTTTACATGGACTTTGCAATAAAAAGTTTCCGTATCTTCTTGGCATTATGTTTTGTAACTTGTTTTATTAAAATATCATCAATCTTTTTCCAATCTATTGAAAAACCAATACATTCAATGGTAGCTTCAATAATAAGAGATATGTTCTGCTTTGTGGTATTTACAATAGGATTGAGTATGGCTCTTGAAGGAAAAGAGATAGGAAAAGGAATATATGGTATCCTATTTGCTTCTCCAATATCAGATGTCATATCAGGTATAGTAATTATAACTATGACAATATCATTCTTTAAGAAATTGGGTGTAGAAGAAGAGGAAGAGAGAAGAGAAAATCCTGTACTTGCTTATTTTAGATCATTAAGTGATTCTGTGACAATGGGTGTAAGAAAAGTTATAGGCTATGTACTTGGAGAAGAGAAGAGCAAAAATTAA
- a CDS encoding ATP-binding protein — protein sequence MLIKFTVENFLSFNNKKEFSMITGKSRSHTSHIYSTPNLSLLKTSYIYGANASGKTNFIKSINFARKCILNGMASVNTLEKNYKLDEDSLNRPTQFEFEILIEDKIYAYGFSFFLKTKEILEEWLVEVGKKEDINIFTREKNKIENSLKLTETDNIKLNVYLSDLESNTLLLETLNKKKWEKNDYEFLKVLKWLEENLIIIFPNTTNYVMEYFENTNSWVEYLNIFDIGITEISFGEREFEELPIPKELKSKISNDMANLVLDKEDNKKIIIGLGDNFLNLYLENNKLKAKEIIFRHKGLEKEVEFKFYEESDGTKRLLELLPLLEKVKCNNQTILIDELERSLHPVLVKEFLRRFYKNMEKTNSQLIITTHESRLLDLDIIRRDEVWFAENSIEEGTNLYSLEEFKTRFDLKLDKAYLLGRYGGIPQIKTLFKEDIECDN from the coding sequence ATGTTAATTAAATTCACAGTAGAAAATTTTTTGTCATTCAATAATAAAAAAGAGTTTAGTATGATAACTGGGAAATCTCGTTCACATACTTCTCATATTTATAGCACTCCAAATTTATCATTACTAAAAACTTCATATATTTATGGAGCAAATGCTTCTGGAAAAACTAACTTTATTAAAAGTATTAATTTTGCTAGAAAATGTATCCTTAATGGAATGGCTAGTGTAAATACCTTAGAAAAAAATTACAAGTTAGATGAAGATAGCTTAAATAGACCCACTCAATTTGAATTTGAAATTTTAATAGAAGATAAAATTTACGCCTATGGCTTTTCATTTTTTTTAAAAACAAAAGAAATATTAGAAGAATGGCTTGTTGAAGTAGGAAAAAAAGAAGATATAAATATATTCACAAGAGAAAAAAATAAAATTGAAAATTCTTTAAAATTAACAGAAACAGATAATATTAAATTAAATGTTTATTTAAGCGATTTAGAATCAAATACCTTACTATTAGAAACTTTAAATAAAAAGAAATGGGAGAAAAATGATTATGAGTTTTTAAAAGTTCTAAAATGGTTAGAAGAAAATTTAATAATTATTTTTCCAAATACGACTAACTATGTTATGGAATATTTTGAAAATACTAATAGTTGGGTAGAATATTTAAATATCTTTGATATAGGAATTACTGAAATTTCTTTTGGAGAACGTGAGTTTGAGGAGTTGCCTATCCCTAAAGAACTAAAAAGTAAAATTTCAAATGATATGGCTAATTTAGTTTTAGATAAGGAAGATAATAAAAAAATTATTATTGGACTTGGAGATAATTTTTTAAATCTTTATTTAGAAAATAATAAATTAAAAGCTAAAGAGATTATATTTAGGCATAAAGGCTTAGAAAAAGAGGTAGAATTCAAATTTTATGAAGAGTCTGATGGAACTAAACGTTTATTAGAACTACTTCCTCTATTAGAAAAAGTAAAATGTAACAATCAAACAATATTGATAGATGAATTAGAAAGAAGCTTACACCCTGTTTTGGTAAAAGAATTTTTAAGAAGATTCTATAAAAATATGGAAAAAACTAATTCTCAATTAATAATTACTACTCATGAATCAAGATTGCTAGATTTAGATATAATAAGAAGAGATGAGGTATGGTTTGCAGAAAATTCCATTGAAGAAGGTACAAACCTCTATTCATTAGAAGAATTTAAAACAAGATTTGATCTAAAATTAGACAAAGCTTATTTACTTGGAAGATATGGGGGAATTCCTCAAATTAAAACTCTTTTTAAAGAGGATATAGAGTGTGATAATTAA